In Comamonas sp. lk, the following proteins share a genomic window:
- a CDS encoding SURF1 family protein, with amino-acid sequence MKNQSAARQRSPFTKAMLAIVGIALFLGFMALGTWQVKRLFWKLDLIERVEQRVHSAPVAAPAASQWSQIDAANFEYLPVTVQGVRLDKLSVLTKALTEAGAGFWVLTPLQLADGSHILINRGFTPEKQRAEWLKQIEQAGDSSETVTVTGLIRMSEPSGGFLRSNNADTQQWFSRDVAAIAQSKGLTQVAPYFIDQGLPASNPAHQAQESKDGLRSGMTVIQFTNTHLVYALTWYGLAAMVLLGAWLVRRHDKTATPPRA; translated from the coding sequence CTGAAGAACCAGAGCGCTGCGCGTCAGCGCTCTCCCTTCACCAAGGCGATGCTCGCGATAGTGGGCATCGCCTTGTTTTTAGGGTTCATGGCACTGGGCACCTGGCAGGTCAAGCGCCTTTTCTGGAAGCTCGACCTGATCGAGCGCGTGGAGCAGCGTGTGCACAGCGCACCGGTAGCCGCCCCCGCAGCCAGCCAGTGGTCGCAGATCGACGCCGCGAATTTCGAATACCTGCCGGTCACGGTTCAAGGCGTGCGTCTGGACAAGCTCAGCGTGTTGACCAAGGCCTTGACCGAGGCCGGAGCCGGTTTCTGGGTGCTCACGCCGCTGCAACTGGCCGATGGCAGCCACATTCTGATCAACCGCGGCTTCACGCCGGAAAAGCAGCGTGCCGAATGGCTCAAGCAGATTGAACAAGCCGGCGACTCCAGCGAAACCGTGACGGTCACAGGGCTGATTCGCATGAGCGAGCCATCGGGCGGCTTTCTGCGCAGCAACAATGCGGACACTCAGCAATGGTTTTCGCGCGATGTCGCCGCCATCGCCCAGAGCAAAGGTCTGACCCAGGTCGCGCCCTACTTCATTGACCAGGGCCTGCCCGCCAGCAACCCTGCGCACCAGGCGCAGGAGTCCAAGGATGGATTGCGCTCGGGCATGACGGTCATCCAATTCACCAACACCCACCTGGTCTATGCCCTGACCTGGTATGGACTGGCCGCAATGGTGCTGCTTGGCGCCTGGCTGGTCAGGCGCCATGACAAGACGGCCACCCCGCCTCGGGCCTGA
- a CDS encoding ATP-binding protein, translating into MNKTSDSLFRVARLTERQNMQLLIQLRWIAVVGQVVTISLVHYGFHIALPLLPMALVLVALVATNLAYIYWSQGLHRPLSSRSVFWALLADVLALTVQLYLSGGASNPFIYLYLLQGILSAVLLRPHYTWCVVITSFVCVIGLSMFHLPLHVQFESQEGLPSMYVVGVLVSFALTSILTIVFLTRIVDNMRRRDTRISDMRQRASEEEHIVRLGLLATGAAHELGTPMATMSVILGDWQHMPALMKDQDLREDLQEMQRQLLRCKSIVSGVLLSAGETRAEGTESTTFVSFVQGIVSHWQGHHTLSHFALNNRGLSDFAMLSDTALQQMICNLLDNALEASPQWVEMSMATVQQQVVLQVRDHGPGFDETVLQQLGQCHVSTKQERPGRGLGLFLVMNVARALGGRVQARNLSARDGGGALVEVHLPQSAMAI; encoded by the coding sequence GTGAACAAAACCTCAGATTCCCTGTTCCGGGTCGCGCGCCTGACAGAGCGGCAAAACATGCAGCTGCTGATACAGCTGCGCTGGATTGCCGTCGTGGGCCAGGTGGTCACCATCTCGCTGGTGCACTATGGTTTTCATATCGCCCTGCCTCTGCTGCCCATGGCTCTGGTGCTGGTGGCACTGGTGGCTACCAACCTCGCCTACATCTACTGGAGCCAGGGCCTGCACCGGCCGCTGAGTTCACGCAGCGTGTTCTGGGCCCTGCTGGCCGACGTGCTGGCCTTGACGGTTCAGCTGTATCTGAGCGGCGGAGCCAGCAATCCCTTTATCTACCTCTATCTGCTGCAAGGCATTCTGAGTGCTGTGCTGCTACGGCCCCACTACACCTGGTGCGTGGTGATCACCTCGTTTGTCTGCGTGATCGGGCTGAGCATGTTCCACCTGCCCTTGCATGTGCAGTTTGAAAGCCAGGAAGGCCTGCCCAGCATGTACGTGGTGGGCGTGCTCGTCAGCTTTGCGCTGACCAGCATCCTGACCATCGTCTTTCTCACTCGCATTGTCGACAATATGCGCCGCCGCGACACCCGCATCTCCGACATGCGCCAGCGCGCCAGCGAGGAAGAGCATATTGTGCGCCTGGGCTTGCTGGCCACCGGCGCCGCGCACGAGCTGGGCACGCCCATGGCCACCATGTCCGTGATTCTGGGCGACTGGCAGCACATGCCGGCGCTGATGAAAGACCAGGATCTGCGCGAGGATCTGCAGGAGATGCAGCGCCAGCTGCTACGCTGCAAATCCATAGTCTCGGGCGTTCTCCTCTCGGCCGGCGAAACGCGGGCGGAAGGCACGGAGAGCACGACCTTTGTGAGCTTTGTGCAAGGCATCGTCAGCCATTGGCAAGGCCATCACACGCTGAGCCACTTTGCGCTGAACAACCGGGGCCTGAGCGACTTTGCCATGCTCTCGGATACTGCGCTGCAGCAAATGATTTGCAATTTGCTGGACAATGCACTCGAAGCCTCGCCCCAGTGGGTGGAGATGAGCATGGCCACCGTGCAGCAGCAGGTGGTGCTGCAGGTGCGCGACCACGGCCCCGGCTTTGACGAAACCGTGCTGCAGCAACTGGGCCAGTGCCATGTCTCCACCAAGCAGGAGCGCCCCGGCCGCGGCCTGGGTCTGTTTCTGGTGATGAACGTGGCCCGCGCCCTGGGCGGCAGGGTCCAGGCCCGCAACCTGTCTGCCAGAGATGGCGGCGGTGCGTTGGTGGAGGTTCACCTGCCTCAATCAGCCATGGCTATTTGA
- a CDS encoding response regulator transcription factor: MQEARLLLLVEDDAAFARTLKRSFERRGYRVLHAVSGEEVEALLAQHRPDYAVMDLKLAGNASGLNCVQMLHQQNPEALIVVLTGYASIATAVEAVKLGACHYLAKPSNTDDIEAAFERVEGRTDVEVSNQTTSIKTLEWEHIHETLAETGFNISEAARRLGMHRRTLARKLEKRQVK, translated from the coding sequence ATGCAAGAAGCCCGTTTGCTGTTGCTGGTCGAAGATGACGCAGCCTTTGCCCGCACCCTCAAGCGCTCTTTCGAGCGCCGGGGCTATCGCGTGCTGCATGCCGTCAGCGGCGAGGAAGTCGAAGCCCTGCTGGCCCAGCACCGCCCCGACTATGCGGTGATGGACCTCAAGCTGGCGGGCAACGCCTCGGGCCTGAACTGCGTGCAGATGCTGCACCAGCAAAATCCCGAAGCCCTTATCGTGGTGCTCACCGGCTATGCCAGCATTGCCACCGCCGTGGAGGCCGTGAAACTCGGTGCCTGCCACTACCTGGCCAAGCCCTCGAACACCGACGATATCGAAGCCGCTTTCGAGCGCGTGGAAGGCCGCACCGATGTGGAAGTGAGCAACCAGACCACCTCCATCAAGACGCTGGAATGGGAGCACATCCACGAAACCCTGGCAGAGACGGGTTTCAACATCTCCGAGGCGGCTCGCCGCCTGGGCATGCACCGCAGAACGCTGGCACGCAAGCTGGAAAAGCGCCAGGTCAAATAA
- the clpA gene encoding ATP-dependent Clp protease ATP-binding subunit ClpA, whose protein sequence is MIAQELEVSLHMAFVEARQQRHEFITVEHLLLALLDNPSAAEVLRACSANIDDLRSSLSNFIKDNTPQVDGTDEVDTQPTLGFQRVIQRAIMHVQSTGNGKKEVTGANVLVAIFGEKDSHAVYYLHQQGVTRLDVVNYIAHGIKKGEPPEPAKSESPSEGEEGSSGERNEKASPLEQFTLNLNVAAKEGKIDPLIGREYEVERTIQILCRRRKNNPLLVGEAGVGKTAIAEGLAWRITEGTVPDVLKDGVVYSLDMGALLAGTKYRGDFEQRLKGVLKSLKDKPHAILFIDEIHTLIGAGAASGGTLDASNLLKPALSSGQLRCIGATTFTEYRGIFEKDAALSRRFQKVDVVEPTVPETVDILKGLKSRFEEHHGVKYAAEALQAAAELSAKYINDRHLPDKAIDVIDEAGAAQRIAKVELRKEIIGKAEIEAIVAKIARIPPANVSNDDRSKLQTLERDLKSVVFGQDKALDVLAASVKMARSGLGKPDKPIGSFLFSGPTGVGKTEAAKQLAYILGVDLIRFDMSEYMERHAVSRLIGAPPGYVGFDQGGLLTEAITKKPHSVLLLDEIEKAHPDIFNVLLQVMDHGTLTDNNGRKADFRNVIIIMTTNAGAETMNKATIGFTNPREAGDEMADIKRLFTPEFRNRLDAIVSFKPLDEQIILRVVDKFLLQLEQQLAEKKVEVTFTDGLRKHLAKKGFDPLMGARPMQRLIQDTIRRSLADELLFGRLVNGGRLEVDWDDAANEGKGDINLTITDLPMDTPKSEPENAVAE, encoded by the coding sequence ATGATCGCTCAAGAACTGGAAGTCAGCTTGCACATGGCTTTTGTTGAAGCCCGTCAGCAGCGCCACGAGTTCATCACCGTGGAGCATTTGCTGCTGGCGCTGCTGGACAACCCCAGTGCCGCGGAGGTGCTGCGCGCTTGCTCCGCCAACATTGATGATCTGCGTTCGTCACTGTCCAATTTCATCAAGGACAACACCCCACAGGTCGATGGGACCGATGAGGTGGATACCCAACCCACGCTGGGTTTTCAGCGTGTGATTCAGCGCGCCATCATGCATGTGCAATCCACAGGCAATGGCAAGAAGGAAGTGACGGGCGCCAATGTGCTCGTGGCGATCTTCGGCGAAAAAGATTCCCATGCCGTGTACTACCTGCACCAGCAGGGCGTGACGCGCCTGGACGTGGTCAACTACATTGCCCACGGCATCAAGAAGGGCGAACCGCCCGAGCCCGCCAAGTCCGAATCGCCGTCCGAAGGCGAAGAGGGCTCGTCCGGAGAGCGCAACGAGAAAGCCTCGCCGCTGGAGCAGTTCACGCTCAATCTGAACGTTGCCGCCAAGGAAGGCAAGATCGATCCGCTCATCGGCCGCGAGTACGAGGTCGAACGCACCATCCAGATCCTGTGCCGTCGCCGCAAGAACAACCCGCTGCTGGTCGGTGAAGCCGGCGTGGGCAAGACGGCGATTGCCGAAGGTCTGGCATGGCGTATCACCGAAGGCACGGTTCCCGATGTGCTCAAGGACGGCGTGGTCTACTCGCTGGACATGGGTGCGCTGCTGGCCGGTACCAAGTACCGCGGCGATTTCGAGCAGCGTCTGAAAGGTGTGCTCAAGTCGCTCAAGGACAAGCCGCATGCAATTTTGTTCATCGACGAAATCCATACGCTGATCGGTGCCGGTGCGGCATCGGGCGGCACGCTGGATGCGTCCAACCTCTTGAAGCCTGCGCTGTCCAGCGGCCAGCTGCGCTGCATCGGTGCGACCACCTTCACGGAATACCGTGGCATCTTCGAAAAAGACGCGGCCTTGTCGCGCCGATTCCAGAAGGTGGACGTGGTCGAGCCCACGGTGCCGGAGACCGTGGATATCCTCAAGGGCCTCAAATCCCGCTTTGAAGAGCACCACGGCGTGAAATACGCTGCCGAAGCCCTGCAGGCTGCTGCCGAGCTGTCCGCCAAGTACATCAATGACCGTCACCTGCCTGACAAGGCGATTGACGTGATTGACGAGGCGGGCGCCGCCCAGCGCATTGCCAAGGTCGAGTTGCGCAAGGAGATCATCGGCAAGGCCGAGATCGAAGCCATCGTGGCAAAAATAGCCCGCATTCCGCCGGCCAATGTCAGCAACGACGACCGCAGCAAGCTGCAGACGCTGGAGCGCGACTTGAAGAGCGTGGTGTTCGGTCAGGACAAGGCGCTGGACGTGCTGGCGGCCAGTGTGAAGATGGCGCGCTCGGGTCTGGGCAAGCCGGACAAGCCGATTGGCTCCTTCCTGTTCTCCGGCCCCACGGGCGTAGGCAAGACGGAAGCTGCCAAACAGCTGGCCTATATCCTGGGCGTGGATCTGATCCGCTTCGACATGTCCGAGTACATGGAGCGCCATGCCGTGTCGCGCCTGATCGGTGCGCCTCCGGGCTATGTGGGCTTTGACCAGGGTGGCCTCTTGACCGAAGCCATCACCAAGAAGCCGCATTCGGTGCTGCTGCTCGATGAAATCGAGAAAGCGCATCCGGACATCTTCAACGTGCTGTTGCAGGTCATGGACCACGGCACTCTGACGGACAACAACGGACGCAAGGCCGACTTCCGCAACGTGATCATCATCATGACCACCAATGCGGGTGCCGAGACCATGAACAAGGCCACCATCGGTTTCACGAATCCGCGTGAAGCCGGCGATGAAATGGCCGATATCAAGCGTCTGTTCACGCCCGAGTTCCGCAACCGTCTGGATGCCATCGTCAGCTTCAAGCCGCTCGATGAGCAGATCATTCTGCGCGTGGTGGACAAGTTCCTGCTGCAACTGGAGCAACAGCTGGCCGAGAAGAAGGTGGAAGTCACCTTCACCGATGGCTTGCGCAAGCATCTGGCCAAGAAGGGCTTTGATCCGCTCATGGGTGCACGCCCCATGCAGCGCCTGATTCAGGACACCATCCGCCGCTCGCTGGCCGATGAGCTGCTGTTTGGCCGTCTGGTCAACGGCGGTCGCCTGGAAGTGGATTGGGACGATGCCGCCAACGAAGGCAAGGGCGACATCAACCTGACCATTACCGATCTGCCCATGGACACGCCCAAGTCCGAGCCCGAAAACGCCGTGGCTGAATAA
- the clpS gene encoding ATP-dependent Clp protease adapter ClpS, which yields MVFMATQPPSIPPVVPGVRNTPDEGGSLVLERRRQRLQPPRMYQVVMLNDDFTPMEFVIVVLQEFFGKNREAATQIMLKIHLDGRGVCGVFSQDVAATKVEQVHQAAHKAGHPLQATFEPVE from the coding sequence ATGGTTTTCATGGCAACTCAACCCCCATCAATTCCCCCGGTAGTCCCTGGAGTCAGGAATACGCCTGACGAAGGCGGCTCCCTGGTGCTGGAGAGACGCCGCCAGCGCCTGCAGCCGCCGCGCATGTATCAGGTCGTGATGCTCAATGATGATTTCACGCCCATGGAGTTTGTCATCGTCGTGCTACAGGAGTTTTTCGGCAAGAACCGTGAAGCGGCCACCCAAATCATGCTCAAAATTCATCTGGATGGACGAGGTGTCTGCGGCGTCTTTTCCCAAGACGTAGCCGCCACCAAGGTCGAGCAAGTGCACCAGGCAGCCCATAAAGCGGGCCACCCGTTGCAAGCCACATTTGAGCCTGTTGAATAA
- the dnaE gene encoding DNA polymerase III subunit alpha, whose translation MFVHLRLHTEFSVVDGTNRINATIKAAAEDGQVALAITDFNSLFGGIKFYREGRSKGVKPLLGAEIVMEGINGAPASRIIVLVQSKLGYHNLCELLARGWTRGVVRDQAQHTWEWLQELGEGMIVLSGAQAGPVGIALTRGDEKGAAAIAQRLAGMFPHRFFMELQRAGRADDESHVLAAVKLASRLNLPVVATHPSQFFKPDDYESHEARVCIAEGEILGNAKRVRKFTREQYFKTAEQMKALFADIPSAIENTVEIARRCSLTLVLGEPQLPNFPIPDGLTMEQFFRQESFEGLEERLSHLYPDVAKRDAQRPRYVERLEFELDTIMKMGFPGYFLIVSDFIKWAKANGCPVGPGRGSGAGSLVAYVLKVTDLDPLEYNLLFERFLNPERVSMPDFDIDFCQGNRDRVIDYVKDKYGRNAVSQIATFGTMAARAAIRDVGRVMDMSYMFVDGISKLIPNKPGLHVTLKYPPNPPKEGDKYTYAIKEEPILAERIEKEEDVRTIIEMAQKLEGMCRNIGMHAGGVVIAPGKLADFCPLYQQPGSTSAVAMYDKDDVELVGLVKFDFLGLATLTILEIAREFIMKRHKGQENFQFENIPLDDYPTYKLFSDGKTEAVFQFESRGMQQMLKEAKPSRLEDLIALNALYRPGPMDLIPSFIARKHGQEVVEYPHPLVEKVLAETYGIMVYQEQVMQTAQVLGGYSLGGADLLRRAMGKKKVEEMAKHRMIFREGAAKNGLNETKADEVFDLMEKFAGYGFNKSHAAAYSLLAYHTGWLKVHFTAEFYCGNMTVEMDNTDKLKVLYEDALKMGITFELPDVNRGVHRFEPVTDKVIRYGLGAIKGTGQAAIEAIVAARNGEGTGPNGHEKGPFKSLFDFCLRVDRARINKRTLEALIKAGAFDNIDMNRASLLASVDVAFGFASTSIANANQGGLFDMMGDDAVGSSTAEPPLADALPWGVKEKLTLEKTAVGFYLTGHLFDEVEAEVRRFVRTPIGEMRDSREPQTMAGILSGFRTINGQRGKLGIFTLDDKSGVIEASADEKVLNACKDLIKDDEFVVVSGRLQPDRFSGGLRMKVQQMWSLADARCRYARYLQISVGEGAEQMPDVPKLLRQFPAKVQETETGPLTHGMKVRLGLICADDRGSASCELALGDASRFYPSDEALAAWYAEAGLAQVKVIYE comes from the coding sequence ATGTTTGTCCATTTGCGCCTGCACACCGAATTTTCCGTCGTGGACGGAACCAACCGCATCAATGCCACGATCAAGGCCGCTGCCGAAGACGGGCAGGTGGCCTTGGCCATCACCGACTTCAACAGTCTGTTTGGCGGTATCAAGTTCTACCGGGAAGGGCGCTCCAAGGGCGTCAAGCCCTTGCTGGGTGCGGAAATCGTGATGGAGGGCATCAACGGTGCGCCGGCCTCCCGCATCATCGTGCTGGTGCAGAGCAAGCTTGGCTATCACAACCTCTGTGAGTTGCTGGCCCGTGGCTGGACGCGCGGCGTGGTGCGCGATCAGGCCCAGCACACCTGGGAATGGCTGCAGGAGTTGGGCGAGGGCATGATTGTGCTGTCGGGCGCGCAGGCCGGGCCGGTGGGCATTGCCTTGACGCGCGGTGACGAAAAAGGGGCTGCCGCGATTGCCCAGCGTCTGGCGGGCATGTTTCCCCACCGTTTTTTCATGGAGTTGCAGCGCGCAGGCCGCGCCGATGACGAATCCCATGTGCTGGCCGCCGTCAAGCTGGCCAGCCGCCTGAATCTGCCCGTGGTGGCGACCCATCCCTCGCAGTTCTTCAAGCCCGATGATTACGAATCGCATGAGGCGCGGGTCTGTATTGCCGAGGGCGAAATTCTGGGCAATGCCAAGCGGGTGCGCAAGTTCACGCGCGAGCAGTATTTCAAGACGGCCGAGCAGATGAAGGCGCTGTTTGCCGACATTCCCAGCGCCATCGAGAACACGGTGGAAATTGCCCGCCGCTGCAGTCTGACCCTGGTGCTGGGCGAGCCGCAGCTGCCCAATTTCCCTATCCCCGACGGCCTGACCATGGAGCAGTTCTTCCGTCAGGAGTCCTTTGAAGGGCTGGAAGAGCGTCTGAGCCATCTGTATCCCGACGTGGCCAAGCGCGATGCCCAGCGTCCGCGTTACGTGGAGCGGCTGGAGTTTGAGCTGGACACCATCATGAAGATGGGCTTTCCCGGTTACTTTCTCATCGTGTCGGACTTTATCAAGTGGGCCAAGGCCAACGGCTGCCCGGTGGGCCCGGGCCGGGGCTCGGGTGCCGGCTCGCTGGTGGCCTATGTGCTGAAAGTGACCGATCTGGATCCGCTGGAATACAACCTGCTGTTCGAGCGTTTCCTGAATCCCGAACGTGTGTCCATGCCCGACTTCGATATCGACTTTTGCCAGGGCAATCGCGACCGGGTCATCGACTATGTGAAGGACAAGTACGGCCGCAATGCTGTCAGCCAGATTGCCACCTTCGGCACCATGGCGGCGCGGGCGGCGATTCGCGACGTGGGCCGTGTCATGGACATGAGCTATATGTTCGTCGACGGCATCTCAAAGCTCATTCCCAACAAGCCGGGCCTGCACGTCACCCTCAAGTACCCGCCCAATCCGCCCAAGGAAGGCGACAAGTACACCTATGCCATCAAGGAAGAGCCGATTCTGGCCGAGCGCATAGAGAAGGAAGAAGACGTCAGGACCATCATCGAGATGGCGCAAAAGCTCGAAGGCATGTGCCGCAACATCGGCATGCACGCCGGCGGCGTGGTGATTGCGCCGGGCAAGCTGGCCGATTTCTGCCCGCTGTACCAGCAGCCGGGCAGTACCTCGGCGGTGGCCATGTACGACAAGGATGACGTGGAGCTGGTGGGCCTGGTCAAGTTCGACTTCTTGGGTCTGGCCACGCTGACCATTCTGGAAATTGCGCGCGAATTCATCATGAAGCGCCACAAGGGCCAGGAGAACTTCCAGTTCGAGAACATTCCGCTGGACGATTACCCCACCTACAAGCTGTTTTCCGACGGCAAGACTGAAGCGGTATTCCAGTTTGAATCGCGCGGCATGCAGCAGATGCTCAAGGAGGCCAAGCCTTCGCGTCTGGAAGACCTGATTGCCCTGAACGCCTTGTACCGCCCGGGTCCCATGGATCTGATTCCCAGCTTCATTGCCCGCAAACACGGGCAGGAAGTGGTGGAGTACCCGCATCCGCTGGTGGAAAAAGTGCTGGCCGAGACCTACGGCATCATGGTCTATCAGGAGCAGGTGATGCAGACCGCCCAGGTGCTGGGCGGCTACAGCCTGGGCGGCGCCGACTTGCTGCGCCGCGCCATGGGTAAGAAAAAAGTCGAGGAAATGGCCAAGCACCGGATGATCTTCCGGGAAGGTGCGGCCAAGAACGGCTTGAACGAAACCAAGGCCGACGAAGTTTTCGACTTGATGGAGAAGTTCGCGGGCTACGGCTTCAACAAGTCGCACGCGGCAGCCTATTCGCTCTTGGCCTATCACACGGGCTGGCTCAAGGTCCATTTCACGGCCGAGTTCTACTGCGGCAATATGACCGTGGAAATGGACAACACCGACAAGCTCAAGGTGCTGTACGAAGACGCGCTCAAGATGGGCATCACCTTCGAGCTGCCCGATGTGAACCGCGGTGTGCATCGCTTTGAGCCCGTGACCGACAAAGTCATACGTTATGGGCTTGGAGCCATCAAAGGCACTGGGCAAGCTGCTATCGAAGCGATAGTGGCCGCCCGCAACGGCGAAGGCACGGGCCCCAACGGCCATGAAAAAGGCCCGTTCAAGAGCCTGTTTGACTTTTGCCTGCGCGTGGACCGGGCCCGCATCAACAAGCGCACGCTGGAAGCGCTGATCAAGGCCGGCGCTTTTGACAACATCGACATGAACCGCGCGTCGCTGCTGGCTTCGGTGGATGTGGCTTTCGGCTTTGCTTCCACCTCGATTGCCAACGCCAATCAGGGCGGCCTGTTCGACATGATGGGCGACGATGCCGTGGGCTCCAGCACGGCGGAGCCGCCGCTGGCCGATGCTTTGCCCTGGGGGGTGAAGGAAAAGCTCACGCTGGAGAAAACCGCAGTGGGCTTTTACCTGACCGGCCATCTGTTTGACGAAGTCGAGGCCGAGGTGCGCCGTTTTGTGCGCACGCCGATTGGCGAGATGCGCGACAGCCGCGAGCCGCAGACCATGGCCGGCATTTTGAGCGGTTTTCGCACCATCAACGGTCAGCGCGGCAAGCTGGGCATCTTCACACTGGATGACAAATCAGGCGTCATCGAGGCCTCGGCCGACGAAAAAGTGCTCAACGCCTGCAAGGACTTGATCAAGGACGATGAGTTTGTAGTGGTCTCGGGCCGCTTGCAGCCCGACCGTTTCAGCGGCGGCCTGCGCATGAAGGTGCAGCAGATGTGGAGTCTGGCCGATGCGCGCTGTCGTTATGCCCGCTATCTGCAGATCAGCGTGGGCGAGGGGGCGGAGCAGATGCCCGATGTGCCCAAGCTGCTGCGCCAGTTTCCGGCCAAGGTGCAGGAGACGGAAACCGGCCCGCTCACCCATGGCATGAAGGTGCGTCTGGGCCTGATCTGCGCGGACGACCGAGGCTCGGCCAGCTGCGAGCTGGCGCTGGGCGATGCCAGCCGTTTCTACCCCTCGGATGAGGCGCTGGCGGCCTGGTATGCCGAGGCCGGGCTGGCTCAGGTCAAGGTGATTTACGAGTAA
- a CDS encoding outer membrane protein assembly factor BamD: MPRISLTLVPAVLVAAVLAGCANTKEDPTAKWTPDRIYTEAREESSSGAYDKAVPLFEKLEGRAAGTPLAQQAQLDKAYAQYKSGEKVQATATLDRFMKLHPASPAMDYALYLKGLVNFNDNLGLFSWFTRQDLSERDQKAAKDSFESFRELVTRFPESKYAEDSRQRMQYIVNSLAQYEAHVARYYYERGAYVAAIARAQAAIKDYQGVPAVRDAMVILVKSYDALGMTQLRDDADRVMKSTFKDDAELKLSGDKTKTWWKLW; this comes from the coding sequence ATGCCGCGTATTTCACTGACTCTTGTCCCCGCCGTGTTGGTTGCCGCCGTGCTGGCAGGCTGCGCAAACACCAAAGAGGACCCGACGGCCAAGTGGACACCCGATCGCATCTACACCGAAGCGCGCGAAGAGTCCTCCTCCGGCGCCTACGACAAGGCCGTGCCGCTGTTCGAAAAGCTCGAAGGCCGTGCCGCAGGCACGCCGCTGGCCCAGCAGGCCCAGCTGGACAAAGCCTATGCGCAGTACAAGAGCGGCGAAAAAGTGCAGGCCACGGCCACGCTTGATCGCTTCATGAAGCTGCACCCCGCCAGCCCGGCCATGGATTACGCCCTCTACCTCAAGGGCCTTGTCAACTTCAACGACAACCTGGGCCTGTTCTCCTGGTTCACCCGCCAGGATCTGTCCGAGCGAGACCAGAAAGCGGCCAAGGATTCCTTCGAGTCCTTCCGCGAGCTGGTGACGCGCTTTCCCGAATCCAAATACGCCGAGGATTCGCGCCAGCGCATGCAGTACATCGTGAACTCGCTGGCGCAATACGAAGCCCATGTGGCCCGTTACTACTATGAGCGCGGCGCTTACGTCGCCGCCATTGCCCGCGCCCAGGCCGCCATCAAGGACTACCAGGGCGTGCCCGCCGTGCGCGATGCCATGGTGATTTTGGTCAAATCCTACGATGCGCTGGGCATGACCCAGTTGCGCGATGACGCAGACCGCGTGATGAAGAGCACCTTCAAGGACGATGCGGAGCTCAAGCTCAGCGGCGACAAGACCAAGACCTGGTGGAAGCTCTGGTAA